TCGAGGCCGACGTTTTGCGCGGGCAGAAAACCGGGTTTTTCCTCGACCAACGCGAGAATCGCCAGAAGGTGCGCGAATTATCCAAAGGTAGACGGGTCTTAAATCTTTTTAGTTTTACCGGAGGGTTTTCCCTTTATGCGGCGGCTGGGGGAGCGCGGGAAACCACGGATATCGATATCAGCAAACATGCTTTGGATAGTGCCCGGAGGAATTTCGAACTTAACTCGGCGAACGCAGCTGTGAGAGCATCGAAAAACCATTTTATCAAGGCAGATGCCTTGGAGTGGATCGCTGAGGATTTAAAACAATCTTTTGATCTGGTTATCATTGATCCTCCGTCGATGGCTAAACGTGAATTAGAAAAAACGGGGGCCATCCGGGCTTATACCCGGCTCGCGCGCCAAGGGGCATTACGGTTATATCCGGGAGGCATCCTGCTGGCGGCATCATGCTCAGCCCATGTCACCGAGGAAGAGTTTTTCGCCGCTGCCCAGGAGGGTGTCTCGTCAACAGGTCGCGCCTTTGAAGTGATCCACCAGTCCGCCCACCCTTTGGATCATCCGGCCACCTACCCCGAAGCCCGTTACCTCAAAGCCATTTATTTCCTCCTGAAAAGCTGAACTCGGTAAAAAACAGTTAATGGATAACTTTTCATCGAGGAACGGTCGGGGCTATCACCTTTAAGTCAGTAAAGGCCCCGTGCACTTTTCCTAAAAGATCGCTGGGACAGAAGGGTTTTTCCAGAAAGTTTGACATGCTCATATCAACACTAAAACCTTCAAGCAGGGGACCCGGATATCCGGACATAAAGACGACTTTTAATGACGGCCAATATTGTTTTAACCCTTTATAAAGCTCTTGCCCGTTCATTTTTGGCATGACCACATCCGTCAGGAGCAAATCGACTGGATGATCCGAGGTGATGGACAGCGCCAAGGCACTCTCTCCGTCCATCGCCGTATAGACATTAAAGCCTGAGTCGATAAGAATCTTTCGGCACATAGTCAGGATGATCATATTATCCTCGACGAGTAGAATGGTTTTTTTATGGGGGAGCGCGTAGGGGACAGGATGAGTCAGGGTTGATTGATGATCTGGCTGTTCCCCGGTTGATGCCACAAGAGGGAGGTAAATCCGGAAACAGCTTCCGTCTCCAGGCGTACTGGTCACACCCAAGAGCCCGTCATGTTGGCGGATGATTTCCATAGCTGTGGACAGGCCTAGTCCGGTTCCCTTGCCGATGTCTTTGGTGGTGAAAAATGGCTCGAAAAGACGGCTTAATACATTCGCATCCATGCCATGACCAGTATCGCTGACTTGAATCACGAAGTAGGAACCGGGTTTACCCTCCGGAAGGTCGTCCGCTTCCGAAATGGTTACCTCCTCGAGGGACGTGGTGAGGGTGATTTTGCCGCCATTGTCCATGGCATCCCTAGCATTGATGACCAAGTTAATGATGACTTGTTGGATTTGGGTTGTGTCCACATTGACCAAGAGATCATCTGCCACAGGGTCTAGGATGATCTTAAAGATGATATCCTCCCGTGTCAGGCGCTGGATGACTTTTGTGATATTCTGGATCATCTTGTTTGCATGGACTGGCAAAAGTTTCATCAATTTTTTACGCCCGTAAGATAAAAGTTGGCTCACGACTTCATTCGCCCTCTGGGCGGCCTCCAACACAATGGAGAGATCCTCGTGGATGCGAGACCCTTTTTTGGATTCCTCCAGGATTTGAGTCGTATAATAGATAATAGGAGTCAGCAGATTATTAAAATCATGGGCGATACCCCCGGCCAAGCGCCCGATGGACTCCACCTTTTGGGATTGAATGAGTTGTTCCCGGATTTTTTCACGGTCATGCTCCGCCTGTTTCCGCGCAGTGATATCAATGATTGCCGTCCGGCATTGTTTTCCTGATCCGGCAAGACATGACTCGATCCTGACAAAACATGGTTTATGGCCGTCCG
This region of Verrucomicrobiota bacterium genomic DNA includes:
- a CDS encoding ATP-binding protein, which gives rise to MENPIKKSDTSASLRQRAEEKFQKNPRNASKASEHLDNLILIQELEIHQIELEMQNEQLHQDKENIQAGLREYTELYDFSPIGYMTLDTHGVILHANLTIANLLDAQRPRLIQQRFVDFICSDSRPVFDEFLKHAFESKGKAFCEVEIITGADHKVGLPDADGHKPCFVRIESCLAGSGKQCRTAIIDITARKQAEHDREKIREQLIQSQKVESIGRLAGGIAHDFNNLLTPIIYYTTQILEESKKGSRIHEDLSIVLEAAQRANEVVSQLLSYGRKKLMKLLPVHANKMIQNITKVIQRLTREDIIFKIILDPVADDLLVNVDTTQIQQVIINLVINARDAMDNGGKITLTTSLEEVTISEADDLPEGKPGSYFVIQVSDTGHGMDANVLSRLFEPFFTTKDIGKGTGLGLSTAMEIIRQHDGLLGVTSTPGDGSCFRIYLPLVASTGEQPDHQSTLTHPVPYALPHKKTILLVEDNMIILTMCRKILIDSGFNVYTAMDGESALALSITSDHPVDLLLTDVVMPKMNGQELYKGLKQYWPSLKVVFMSGYPGPLLEGFSVDMSMSNFLEKPFCPSDLLGKVHGAFTDLKVIAPTVPR
- a CDS encoding class I SAM-dependent rRNA methyltransferase, yielding MSGARVQRLRIRVKPSVEGHVRWGHPWIYAESIREVNREGACGETAVIYDRKDEFLAAGLYDPHSPIRVRLLVRGKPENINTAFFKRRLQEATAKRKHFAREQTDGYRIVHGENDGLPGFVIDRYADTIVVKFYTAIWFIHWDVIRPLLEELFPGMRCVIRFSRNIQLLAHEKMKWSDGQILMGKPLAGPVDFQENGIHFEADVLRGQKTGFFLDQRENRQKVRELSKGRRVLNLFSFTGGFSLYAAAGGARETTDIDISKHALDSARRNFELNSANAAVRASKNHFIKADALEWIAEDLKQSFDLVIIDPPSMAKRELEKTGAIRAYTRLARQGALRLYPGGILLAASCSAHVTEEEFFAAAQEGVSSTGRAFEVIHQSAHPLDHPATYPEARYLKAIYFLLKS